A single window of Pyrus communis chromosome 10, drPyrComm1.1, whole genome shotgun sequence DNA harbors:
- the LOC137747928 gene encoding uncharacterized protein, translating to MRPPQRTPLETMYNLKLDKFKGSEGHEGTERWLEHIEKIFRVLHNQGNLPMKRWVETTSWFLDTESAAWWEQELRRLTPDQRTNWNVFTDLFKRRYVPPEYIDRKKQEFTELKQRKMSANEYYRKFTDLSRYHPDVNGNPAEMLRLFRLGTRKRWRYMATTTHCESYQDFYEILLRIEDSENMSSDTDEENDGNQKKDDKGKGQASLGPRQTQNFKRGGASSSSSSGGFSATGQGRGGRFSGGARGQRQGDGGRGRAPVCRRCNNRHFGECKRGSSGCFTCGQMGHRAANCPQGQQQKPQQTFMPPPAPLQ from the coding sequence atgcgccctccccagaggactcctctggagactatgtacaatttgaagttggataagttcaaGGGTAGTGAGGGCCATGAGGGCacagagcgctggctagaacacatagagaagattTTCCGTGtactgcataatcaggggaacttgcctatgaagaggtgggtcgagacgacctcatggtttctggatacggagtcggcagcttggtgggagcaggagcttcgtaggttgactccagatCAGAGGACgaattggaatgtttttacggatTTGTTTAAGAGAAGGTATGTGCCCCCTGAATACATTGACCGTAAGAAGCAGGAGTTCACCGAGCTGAAGCAGCGGAAGATGtcggcgaatgagtactaccgcaAGTTTACTGATCTGTCCCGCTACCATCCTGATGTTAATGGTAATCCAGCAGAGATGCTTCGTCTTTTCCGTCTGGGCACCAGGAAGAGGTGGCGTTATATGGCGACTACCACacactgtgagtcctaccaggatttctatgagattttgttgaggattgaggactctgagaacatgTCGAGCGACACTGATGAGGAAAATGACGGCAATCAGAAGAAGGATGACAAAGGtaaaggtcaggcatcgctcgggccccggcagactcagaacttcaagaggggtggtgcGAGTTCGAGctcttcgagtggtggctttagtgccactggacagggtcgtggaggtagattttctggtggcgctagaggccagaggcagggcgatggtggtcgAGGTAGAGCCCCAGTTTGCCgtaggtgtaacaaccggcatttcggcgagtgtaagcgtggtagcagtggttgcttcacgtgtggacagatgggacatagagcggcgaattgtccccagggtcagcagcagaaaccgcagcagacctttatgccacccCCTGCACCGCTCCAGTag